The Bernardetia litoralis DSM 6794 genome includes a window with the following:
- the gltB gene encoding glutamate synthase large subunit → MNTEGLYDSSFEHDACGIGFVAHMKGRKSHQIIEDAIRMLTRMEHRGACGCEVNTGDGAGILIQMPHEFFLDECTKLGMILPPYGEYGVGMVFFPKDAELREECRTILDRKIKQLGLELIGYRQVPTNNDGIGASALSAEPVMEQVFIKLIEPVAEPVEFERKLFVLRNYATRVINESVQGVDGSFYFASLSYKTIIYKGQFTTEQVRPYFSDLHHENVVSALAVIHSRFSTNTFPSWKLAQPFRYIAHNGEINTVRGNVNWFQASETEFESEYFTKEELDMLRPICGASQSDSANLDNVIEMLVLSGRSLPHVMMMLIPEAWDGNEQMEKMRKEFYEYHASLMAPWDGPASITFTDGKIIGATLDRNGLRPSRYCVTDDDRVIMASEAGVLDLDESIIVSKGRLQPGRMLIVDMEQGKILSDEEVKAKICTQQPYGSWLAENKIKLKEILKPASRFVPLSNKNLIKRQIEAGYTSEDLKYIVGAMATSAKGSLGSMGLDTPLAILSEQSQHLSNYFKQLFAQVTNPPIDSIRERSVMSLISFVGAKQNLLSETPKHCHTLELTQPILSNRSLEKIRHLDHKGFQTKTIFTYFKADAQAGRLERGLERICNYAEDAVEDGFSIIILSDRTSDSNHAQIPSLLAMSAVHHHLINKGLRDNIGLISETADAWESHHFATLIGFGASGVNPYLALETIDYLKRKERLNTEFTNEELQKNYIKAIGKELLKIFAKMGISTLQSYQGAQIFEALGIDKEVIDKYFTSTVSRIGGLKLDDIAREVIVRHQIVYPTKNEITKNKLRLEEGGIYQWKQRGEEHIFNPQTIHLLQQSTQKKDYQLFKKYTRLIDDQTQKALTLRGMLKFKSSNPIPIEEVEPAESIFKRFATGAMSFGSISWEAHTTLAIAMNRIGGKSNSGEGGEDIKRYQKLENGDSMNSSIKQVASGRFGVNSYYLSNATEIQIKMAQGAKPGEGGQLPGHKVDDWIAKVRYSTPGVGLISPPPHHDIYSIEDLAQLIFDLKNANRHARINVKLVSEAGVGTIAAGVAKAHADVVLIAGHDGGTGASPLSSIRHAGLPWELGVAETHQTLVKNKLRSRITVQADGQIRTGKDLAVAALLGAEEWGVATAALVSTGCIMMRKCHMNTCPVGIATQRKELRTLFTGKPEYVVNLFKFLAEELREIMAELGFRTVNEMIGQSDKLAVRDDITHWKHQNLDLSRILYRTDASSEVGLFKQEEQDHGIDNILDWKILKQAKPAIENLEPIKAEFKIQNTDRAVGALLSHEISKKYGLKGLPKDTLHLKFKGTAGQSFAAFAVRGVTMEIEGAANDYVGKGLSGAKLIFYPDHTSKFVPAQNSIIGNVAFYGATSGEAYIRGMAGERFAVRNSGVKTVVEGIGDHGCEYMTGGLVINLGDTGRNFAAGMSGGVAYIWNKKNDFEQKLNAEMATVEQLNIEDKKILNIYIENHLQHTGSLLAKEILDNWETMTSHFIKIMPTDFRNALSERNITLFQKLDDELVVSE, encoded by the coding sequence TTGAATACAGAAGGATTATACGACTCTAGTTTTGAACACGATGCCTGTGGAATTGGATTTGTAGCCCATATGAAAGGACGAAAATCACATCAAATTATTGAGGACGCTATTCGTATGCTTACACGCATGGAACATAGAGGCGCATGTGGTTGTGAAGTCAATACAGGAGATGGCGCAGGTATTTTGATACAAATGCCTCACGAATTTTTTTTAGATGAATGTACTAAGTTAGGAATGATTTTGCCTCCTTATGGAGAATATGGCGTAGGAATGGTATTTTTTCCAAAAGATGCCGAACTAAGAGAAGAATGTCGAACTATTCTTGACCGAAAGATAAAGCAACTTGGTCTTGAGCTAATCGGTTATCGTCAAGTTCCCACCAATAATGATGGAATAGGAGCGAGTGCTTTGTCAGCAGAACCCGTAATGGAGCAAGTTTTTATTAAATTGATAGAGCCTGTTGCTGAACCTGTTGAATTTGAAAGAAAACTTTTTGTATTGCGTAATTATGCCACTAGAGTAATTAATGAAAGTGTGCAAGGAGTGGATGGAAGTTTTTATTTTGCTTCTCTTTCTTATAAAACAATTATCTATAAAGGGCAATTTACTACTGAGCAGGTACGTCCTTATTTTTCAGATTTGCACCATGAAAATGTTGTTTCTGCGTTGGCAGTTATTCATTCTCGTTTTTCTACTAACACTTTTCCTTCTTGGAAATTGGCGCAGCCTTTTAGGTATATTGCTCATAATGGCGAAATAAATACAGTAAGAGGAAATGTGAATTGGTTTCAAGCCTCCGAAACAGAATTTGAGTCAGAATATTTTACAAAAGAAGAATTGGATATGTTGCGCCCTATTTGTGGAGCTTCGCAATCTGATTCTGCCAACTTAGACAATGTTATAGAAATGTTGGTTTTAAGTGGGCGTTCGCTTCCTCATGTCATGATGATGCTTATTCCAGAAGCGTGGGATGGAAATGAGCAAATGGAAAAAATGCGTAAAGAATTTTATGAATATCATGCTTCATTGATGGCGCCTTGGGATGGACCTGCTTCTATCACTTTTACAGATGGAAAAATAATAGGAGCTACTTTGGATAGAAATGGTTTGCGTCCCTCTAGGTATTGTGTAACCGATGATGACCGAGTAATTATGGCATCAGAAGCTGGAGTTTTAGACTTGGATGAATCTATAATTGTATCAAAAGGGCGTTTGCAACCAGGTAGAATGCTTATTGTAGATATGGAACAAGGAAAAATTTTGAGTGATGAAGAGGTAAAAGCAAAAATATGCACTCAACAGCCTTATGGAAGTTGGCTCGCAGAAAATAAAATTAAGCTCAAAGAAATTTTAAAACCTGCCAGTAGATTTGTGCCATTAAGCAATAAAAATCTTATAAAAAGACAAATAGAAGCTGGTTATACTTCAGAAGATTTAAAATATATTGTTGGTGCAATGGCAACTTCAGCCAAAGGCTCATTGGGTTCTATGGGTTTGGATACGCCATTAGCAATATTATCAGAGCAAAGTCAGCATTTATCCAATTACTTCAAACAATTATTTGCACAAGTAACCAATCCTCCGATTGATTCTATCAGAGAGCGAAGTGTAATGTCTTTGATTTCTTTTGTAGGTGCAAAACAAAATTTACTCTCCGAAACTCCCAAACATTGCCATACACTTGAGCTTACTCAACCCATATTGAGCAATCGAAGTTTAGAGAAAATAAGACATCTTGACCATAAAGGTTTTCAGACCAAAACAATTTTCACCTATTTCAAAGCCGATGCACAAGCAGGAAGATTAGAACGAGGATTGGAACGAATCTGTAATTATGCCGAAGATGCAGTAGAAGATGGTTTTTCTATTATTATTCTTTCTGACAGAACTTCAGATAGCAATCATGCTCAAATTCCTTCATTACTTGCCATGTCAGCAGTTCATCATCATCTTATCAACAAAGGACTTCGTGATAATATTGGATTGATTTCAGAAACGGCTGATGCTTGGGAATCTCATCATTTTGCTACCCTAATTGGTTTTGGTGCTTCTGGTGTAAATCCGTATTTGGCTTTAGAAACTATTGATTATCTCAAAAGAAAAGAACGATTAAATACTGAATTTACAAACGAAGAGTTACAGAAAAATTATATCAAAGCAATAGGTAAAGAATTACTAAAGATTTTTGCCAAAATGGGAATTTCTACTTTACAATCCTATCAAGGTGCGCAAATATTTGAAGCCTTAGGAATTGATAAGGAAGTAATTGATAAGTATTTTACGAGTACAGTTTCAAGAATTGGAGGACTAAAACTAGATGACATTGCTAGAGAAGTTATTGTTCGTCATCAAATTGTTTATCCAACCAAAAATGAAATAACAAAAAATAAATTACGCCTAGAAGAAGGAGGAATTTATCAATGGAAACAGCGAGGAGAAGAACATATTTTTAATCCTCAAACTATTCATTTATTACAACAATCTACTCAAAAAAAGGATTATCAATTATTCAAAAAATATACTCGTTTAATAGATGACCAAACCCAAAAAGCTCTTACTTTGCGTGGAATGCTCAAATTTAAGTCTAGCAATCCTATTCCAATAGAAGAAGTAGAACCTGCAGAAAGTATTTTCAAACGTTTTGCCACAGGTGCAATGTCTTTTGGTTCTATTTCATGGGAGGCACACACAACACTCGCCATTGCAATGAACCGAATTGGTGGAAAAAGTAATAGTGGAGAAGGTGGAGAAGACATAAAACGCTATCAAAAATTAGAAAATGGAGATTCAATGAATTCTTCTATTAAACAAGTTGCCTCTGGGCGTTTTGGTGTAAATAGTTATTATTTGAGTAACGCTACTGAAATTCAAATCAAAATGGCGCAAGGCGCAAAACCTGGGGAAGGTGGACAATTACCAGGGCATAAGGTAGATGATTGGATTGCAAAAGTGCGTTATTCTACACCAGGGGTGGGTTTGATTTCTCCTCCTCCACATCACGATATTTATTCAATTGAAGATTTGGCTCAACTGATTTTTGATTTGAAAAATGCGAATCGTCATGCACGAATTAATGTAAAATTAGTTTCAGAGGCTGGTGTCGGAACGATTGCTGCTGGTGTTGCAAAAGCGCATGCTGATGTAGTTCTTATTGCTGGTCATGATGGTGGAACAGGTGCTTCGCCATTGAGTTCAATTCGTCATGCTGGTCTTCCTTGGGAGCTTGGAGTAGCCGAAACACATCAAACATTAGTCAAAAATAAATTGCGTAGCCGAATTACGGTACAAGCAGATGGACAAATTCGTACAGGTAAAGATTTAGCTGTGGCAGCCTTACTTGGCGCAGAAGAATGGGGAGTAGCTACGGCTGCACTCGTAAGTACAGGTTGTATTATGATGAGAAAATGTCATATGAATACTTGTCCTGTTGGAATAGCTACACAAAGAAAAGAACTAAGAACATTATTTACTGGAAAACCAGAATATGTAGTAAATCTTTTTAAGTTTTTGGCTGAAGAATTACGAGAAATTATGGCTGAATTAGGTTTCAGAACTGTAAATGAAATGATAGGACAAAGTGATAAATTGGCTGTCCGAGATGATATTACACATTGGAAACATCAAAATCTTGATTTATCAAGAATATTATACCGAACAGATGCAAGTTCTGAAGTAGGTTTATTTAAACAAGAAGAACAAGACCACGGAATAGACAATATTTTGGATTGGAAAATACTAAAACAAGCAAAACCTGCTATTGAAAACCTAGAACCTATAAAAGCAGAGTTTAAAATCCAAAATACAGACCGTGCTGTTGGTGCATTACTTTCCCATGAAATTTCTAAAAAATATGGCTTGAAAGGACTTCCAAAAGATACTCTACATCTAAAATTTAAAGGAACAGCAGGACAGAGTTTTGCTGCCTTTGCTGTAAGAGGAGTAACGATGGAAATAGAAGGAGCTGCCAATGATTATGTAGGAAAAGGACTTTCAGGTGCAAAACTTATTTTCTATCCAGACCATACTTCCAAATTTGTACCTGCTCAAAATAGCATCATTGGAAATGTAGCTTTTTATGGCGCAACTTCTGGAGAAGCCTACATTAGAGGAATGGCTGGAGAGCGTTTTGCTGTCCGTAATTCGGGTGTAAAAACTGTTGTAGAAGGAATAGGCGACCATGGTTGTGAATATATGACAGGTGGTTTGGTGATTAATCTAGGCGATACAGGTAGAAATTTTGCAGCAGGAATGAGTGGTGGAGTAGCTTATATTTGGAACAAAAAAAATGATTTTGAGCAAAAACTAAATGCTGAAATGGCAACAGTGGAACAACTCAATATAGAGGATAAAAAAATTCTCAATATATATATAGAAAATCATCTTCAACATACAGGCTCTTTACTTGCCAAAGAAATTTTAGATAATTGGGAAACCATGACTTCACATTTTATTAAAATAATGCCAACTGATTTTAGGAATGCTTTGTCAGAAAGAAATATTACATTATTCCAAAAACTTGATGATGAACTTGTAGTGAGTGAGTAG
- a CDS encoding glutamate synthase subunit beta produces MGKPTGFIEFTRDIPTKRNVSERVNDYLEVEGTLSTKKAGEQSARCMDCGVPFCHSGCPLGNIIPDFNDAVYQKNWELAYEILVSTNNFPEFTGRICPAPCESSCVLAINKPAVAIEAIERFIIEKAFEKGHIKANPPQKQTGKKVAIIGSGPAGLAAAAQLNKAGHTVTVFERADAIGGLLRYGIPDFKLEKKVIDRRLEIMKEEGIIFKTNANVGVNIRIKDIMEDFDSVLLCGGSTVPRDLNIEGRELKGVHFAMEFLSQQNKRNAKKITKYDHAGNAYQEGDILATNKKVIVIGGGDTGSDCVGTSNRQKAESITQLELMPKPPREPSEKTPWPNWATMLRTSSSHEEGCERMWSVLSKEFIGNKKGELTGVKLVDIEWKEENEKMIFEEIPNTERIIECDLVFLAMGFLHPERAKMLEELGVQLDEKGNIQAQDYQTDNPKVFAAGDIRRGQSLVVWAISEGREAARQVDMHLMGYTELEAKAVSRLDTQRVVYG; encoded by the coding sequence ATGGGAAAGCCAACAGGATTTATAGAATTTACAAGAGATATACCCACCAAAAGAAATGTAAGCGAAAGGGTAAACGATTATTTAGAAGTAGAAGGAACTCTTTCTACAAAAAAGGCTGGCGAACAGTCGGCTCGCTGTATGGATTGTGGTGTTCCTTTTTGTCACAGTGGTTGTCCTTTGGGCAATATTATTCCAGATTTCAATGATGCTGTATATCAAAAAAATTGGGAGTTAGCGTATGAAATTCTTGTTTCTACGAATAATTTCCCAGAATTTACAGGCAGAATTTGCCCTGCGCCTTGCGAATCTTCATGTGTTTTGGCAATTAATAAACCTGCCGTAGCAATAGAAGCAATAGAACGATTTATTATAGAAAAAGCATTTGAAAAAGGACATATAAAAGCTAATCCACCACAAAAACAAACAGGCAAAAAAGTAGCTATAATTGGTTCAGGACCTGCAGGACTGGCAGCAGCAGCACAGCTCAACAAAGCAGGACACACTGTAACTGTTTTTGAACGTGCTGATGCCATTGGTGGGTTACTTCGTTATGGAATTCCTGATTTCAAATTAGAAAAAAAAGTAATAGACCGTCGTTTGGAAATAATGAAAGAAGAAGGAATTATTTTCAAAACCAATGCTAATGTAGGTGTAAATATTCGCATCAAAGATATAATGGAAGATTTTGATTCTGTTTTACTTTGTGGAGGTTCAACTGTTCCTAGAGATTTGAATATTGAAGGAAGAGAACTCAAAGGTGTGCATTTTGCAATGGAATTTTTGAGCCAACAAAACAAACGAAATGCAAAGAAAATAACCAAATACGACCACGCAGGAAATGCCTATCAAGAAGGCGATATTTTGGCAACTAATAAAAAAGTTATTGTTATTGGTGGTGGCGATACAGGTTCGGATTGTGTAGGTACTTCAAATAGACAAAAAGCTGAGTCTATAACTCAATTAGAACTTATGCCAAAGCCTCCTCGTGAGCCGTCAGAAAAAACACCATGGCCAAATTGGGCAACGATGTTGAGAACTTCCTCTTCTCATGAAGAAGGTTGTGAGCGCATGTGGTCGGTTCTTTCCAAAGAATTTATCGGCAATAAAAAAGGCGAGCTAACAGGAGTAAAACTTGTAGATATTGAATGGAAAGAAGAAAATGAAAAAATGATTTTTGAAGAAATTCCAAATACAGAACGTATTATTGAATGTGATTTGGTATTTTTGGCAATGGGTTTTTTACATCCCGAGCGTGCCAAAATGCTGGAAGAATTAGGTGTGCAATTAGATGAAAAAGGAAATATTCAAGCACAAGATTACCAAACTGATAACCCTAAAGTATTTGCAGCAGGTGATATTAGAAGAGGACAATCACTTGTTGTTTGGGCTATTTCTGAAGGGCGTGAAGCTGCTCGTCAGGTTGATATGCACTTGATGGGATATACTGAATTAGAAGCAAAAGCAGTTTCTAGGTTAGATACTCAAAGAGTTGTTTATGGATAA